One genomic window of Gammaproteobacteria bacterium includes the following:
- a CDS encoding M20/M25/M40 family metallo-hydrolase, which yields MKNPLVIAASVALSAIGATALAAGTATAQNTSPPEYMEMARSLLEELVEINTTNTERGNNTLAAQAAARVLLDAGFPEEDVHVLVPDDAPAKGNLVARLRGRDAGLAPILLLAHIDVVEALPEDWSPDLPPFDFIERDGYFYGRGVIDDKDEAAIYTVNLIRMQQEGFVPDRDIIVALTADEEGGPRNGVAYLLEEHRELIDAAYALNEGGGGMSQNGQRLSNNVQAAEKLYLSFFFTATNPGGHSSLPVRKNAIYDLSNALLAVQDHDFPVMFNEITEEFFGRSADLVGGEMGEAMRGLLANPGDAEAARVLAAETGYNSRLRTTCVATLLEGGHAQNALPQLARANVNCRIFPGHDPADVHAALAELAAPFDVTVEPRGTPTASPPSPLTDEVLGPIERITNEMWPGVLVLPVMSTGATDALYLRNAGIPVYGVSGIFGDMDDVRAHGRDERIGVESFFEGQEFLYRLVKALSGGAVS from the coding sequence ATGAAGAATCCCCTCGTCATCGCCGCGTCCGTGGCGTTGTCCGCCATCGGCGCGACGGCTCTCGCTGCGGGCACGGCCACAGCCCAGAACACCTCGCCGCCCGAGTACATGGAGATGGCCCGGTCGCTCCTCGAGGAGCTGGTCGAGATCAACACCACCAACACCGAGCGCGGCAACAACACCCTTGCCGCGCAGGCGGCGGCGCGGGTTCTCCTGGACGCGGGTTTCCCCGAGGAGGATGTCCACGTCCTGGTCCCCGACGACGCGCCCGCCAAGGGCAACCTGGTGGCGCGGCTGAGGGGCCGCGACGCCGGGCTCGCGCCGATCCTGCTGCTCGCGCACATCGATGTCGTCGAAGCCCTCCCCGAGGACTGGAGCCCCGATCTTCCGCCCTTCGACTTCATCGAGCGGGACGGCTACTTCTACGGCCGCGGCGTCATCGACGACAAGGACGAGGCGGCCATCTACACCGTCAACCTGATCCGCATGCAGCAGGAAGGTTTCGTCCCGGACCGCGACATCATCGTGGCGCTCACGGCGGACGAGGAGGGCGGGCCGCGCAACGGTGTCGCGTATCTCCTTGAAGAGCATCGCGAGCTGATCGACGCGGCGTACGCCCTGAACGAGGGCGGCGGCGGGATGTCGCAGAACGGCCAGCGGCTCTCCAACAACGTGCAGGCCGCGGAGAAGCTCTATCTCTCCTTCTTCTTCACCGCCACCAACCCGGGCGGGCACTCGTCGCTGCCGGTTCGCAAGAACGCCATCTACGATCTTTCGAACGCGCTCCTCGCGGTGCAGGACCACGACTTCCCGGTCATGTTCAACGAGATCACCGAGGAGTTCTTCGGACGTTCCGCGGATCTGGTGGGAGGCGAGATGGGCGAGGCGATGCGCGGTCTGCTGGCGAACCCGGGGGATGCGGAGGCCGCCCGCGTGCTGGCGGCCGAGACCGGCTATAACTCCCGCCTGCGCACCACCTGCGTCGCGACCCTGCTCGAAGGGGGCCACGCCCAGAACGCGCTGCCCCAACTGGCGCGCGCGAACGTCAACTGCCGCATCTTCCCGGGACACGATCCCGCGGACGTGCACGCCGCCCTGGCGGAACTTGCCGCCCCCTTCGACGTCACCGTAGAGCCGCGCGGAACCCCGACGGCAAGCCCGCCATCCCCCCTCACCGATGAAGTGCTGGGGCCCATCGAGCGCATCACGAACGAGATGTGGCCGGGCGTGCTGGTGCTGCCGGTCATGTCCACGGGCGCAACCGACGCGCTCTACCTGCGCAACGCCGGCATCCCGGTGTACGGGGTGAGCGGCATCTTCGGAGACATGGACGACGTGCGAGCCCACGGCCGTGACGAGCGTATCGGCGTCGAGAGCTTCTTCGAGGGCCAGGAGTTCCTGTACCGGCTGGTGAAGGCACTCTCCGGGGGCGCCGTGTCATAG